DNA sequence from the Dunckerocampus dactyliophorus isolate RoL2022-P2 chromosome 4, RoL_Ddac_1.1, whole genome shotgun sequence genome:
ggaggaggtagtcgtggaccgggaagtctgggcttccctactgagactgctgcccccgcgacccggataagcggaggaaaatggaatggaatggaatgacgtattattatatcatttttattattgtttttttccaataattatccttgtttaatattactactacatccaaactcatatatacatatatataaacatacagtatatatacacacacacatatatatatatatatatgtgtatatacagtagtgtgtatgtgtgtgtgtgtacaataaCATGTCAGATAGAATGTATTATACATATAACAGTGGTGCAGACGTGTATGCAAAATGTCATCTAGACATGCATTCAAAGATAACTCCTCTTGACTTTGACACTTTATTCTGGCAGAAATCTCTGGATTGTAAAGACTGTCTACTGCGTGATTCcatcttcacaataaaagccccagtacgacatcacttcctgttcacagCAACCGGGCGGAGCTTAAACTGTCAGTCTTCAAACAGTTTCCGTGATTGGCCACGGCACCGCTGAGTGTTGTCCACTTCAGTGAGGTCTTCATCCTGGAGCGCAAACAAGTCCAGCAGCGGTGCCGCGTCCGTCCCGTGCACTctcagctccgcctccaggaCGCCGCACTTCTGCAGCTTCTCCTTGAGGCGCGGCATCTCGTGCTCGTGCAGGAAGTCGATGATCTCTGAGGAGCACACGGCGGTACGGTCAGACGGAGATGTAAGCTAAGTGCGGACAGGTCCAGATGGTACTGACCCCCATAGGATAAGCGGGACCAGTTGGGAACTCGGGAGGCTTTCAGGCTTTGAAACATACTCTGGACATGAACTGGAGTGGTGCTGTTGAAAGACAACAAACATCACAGCATTTTGGACCACTATGGTCCGGCTGGACAACCTCTGACCTCACCTGAGACTGTCAGCCACCTTGTCCCAGTCCACATCGGCTGCGTCATCAATGTTCATGTTGTACAACCTGGAACGGGTCCACAAGTCATGAGCACACTTCTGTCCATGAGGGTAGAAGATTTGGACCCTAACAGACAAAGGGTTCTGGTGTGGTCTTACGTGTCTATCAGCTGGACTTTGGCCTTCAGTCCTTCAAGCCTTTTGTTGCAACCTTTTGACAGTTTGTTCCTCAGGATGCTGAACCTGAAACAGAACCAACAAGTCCAAGTCAACTGGACCTTTTTGGACCAACCGTCAATCTTTTGGCCCTGACTAGCTGGCCTCTACATGATATATTTGGACCAGAACCACCAGACTGAGATGAGTTTACTAATGTGTTTGCTCTTCTAAGCTAACCTTATCCAGTTCTTTAACTTGACACAGATCAACTGGACCAGCAGAACCAAACCAACTAACCGATCTTTCATTCACACTGACCACTTGATGCGGCACTGGTTCCAGTATCTGGTCTGGACCTGCTGGCTGATCTTCTTCCATGGCAAATTATTACACAGGTGTTCCCGAGTCAGACCAGAACTTGATGGACTCTGGGCCCTAACCACCAGGTGAGCCATGACAGCCCTTTTCAATCGAGACTCCTCGTCCGAAGTCCAGGATCCTTGACAGGTTGCTGAGAAGGTACGCATGACGAGACCCATGGCATGAGAACATGAGAAGACCACAAAGAAGAAAAGAATCCAACTCACAAATGCACTGGAATCGTTTCTGCAAGGAGTAAATGCTGCGACCCATCACCTCGGAGATCCTCCTCCAGTTGTTACCATGCAAAGACTGCAGCATCACCAGCTGAGCCACCTCCTCCTCCGAGAACCTGACGTCCCGCACAACACcgacatcaacacacacacacacacacacacacacacacacacacacacacacaagcatcaacGTCCTCTCACCTTCCCAGGTGGTTCATCCTGTCAAGCTTTTTAGCTCTGATGAACACCTGCCAGGACACCCTGGGGATCCCCTTTGctggacacacaacacacacacactgaaacacAATGTACACACTCCTACAGAGATAGATGACATGCAGTTCCACCTATGGCCGCCAGGAAGCAATGTCGCACTCGGAGTTTCCTGATGTCAGCCTCCTGTTCCGGGTAGTGTTGAGGGTAGAGGAGCTGATTGGCTGAGGCAATGCCCGTCAAAGCCAGGAAGTCCTCCATGTTGTCTTGGACTTGCTGATTCTCTTTTCGTGTGAAGCGCCCATGACGGACAGCTACACctgcaacaggaggaggaggggtgggGCTACTTCCGTTTCCACACATTGATGTTGCAGGTACGCCACCATTGGCTACTTTGGGTACCACTACCTTGTTGCTTGAAGAGTCGGAACCTGTGCAGGTCATATCGCAGCAGTTTCTGGATCTGTTGAGGTGACTTTTTCCAAACATCTGGAACAAACTCCTCTAATTCTTTCACCAAATCAAagcacacactgacacacacacacacacagagcatcTGTATCAGTCATATGATATATtatattctctctctctctttacaGCAAGACCAAGTACAGTAAGTACAGTGTTTCCACAGGACTGCCATGTATCTGTGGCGCTGGGTtcatctcatttgcataaaCATCCATAAAGCTAAAGTAGGTGTTGTGTCTTTATCCCATCTTTTTAAAACTGATTTAACAAGAGAACATAAAGATATTGAATTACGgatgttggtttcattttgttgagCGGTGGATGACACACACGGCCAATTAAACAAAACCATCCATGGTGTTTGCTgggcgtgtgtgcgcgtgtgctgATTTGAAAGGTAATGTAGACATCATGGGACGTCTCATATCTCACGATATTGCAGCATCAAGGACTGCTGCTGGAAGACCCTgcatgccttgtgggcactTTGTCAACAAGAGTTAGGTGTTTGTTGTTACCCACATGGCGTGGTAGTTCATGGTTGTTACTTTTTGACTGTCCTTATGTTCGATGACAAGCAATGTTGTCAAGCTAGCTGTTGGCTAACGCTAGCACACTGAGGAGCAGCTTCCCTAAGCGAGGCAGTTACCATGTTACCATGACAACCCCACATGATCATATTCTCTATGATGATATTATGAGCAGGGCCTTCATAGCTACGTCACCATGGCGACGAGGGAGAGAGAAAGAATGACAACTCACTGGTCATTgctgccttcttcttcttcatcatcatcatcatcatcctgctTCACTTCTTCTGTGGTCAtcgtcctcttcttcttcttcttcttcttcttgtgtgtTTCCACAGAGACGTAGATGTTGGTTTCTGTGTGGTTGCTCTTTGCCATGGCAACACTTTCCTCCCGTGGACCACTCATCTCCGTGGCAACTGActgctctgctgctgctgtggaaACGTCAACCAcactcttcctcttctttttcttcaccTTCCTTGTTTCTATCTCCTTGGTTGTCATGGGAACCAGGGTCTCCTCCTTCTGCTCGTTGGTGTACGCGTCAGCAAGAACCGCGCTTTCTTCTTTATCCTCTTTtgctcttttcttcttcttcttctttgtcttcttcATTGGAGGTGTGTCAATGTCACCAAGGGCAGGAACGTCAGACCACGCCCTCTTCCTGTGGGAGGAGGCTGAGTCCGCCTGAAGGCTCATGGCGGAGATGGAGCTAGACACCTTCACTGGTCTGCAAAGTAAAGTTGGAGTGTAAAGACAACCTCCATGTGAGGTGCACGGGAACTAAGTATACTCAGCAGTCATCCACTGCTTGCATCTTCAGTACTGAGGAGTGATgatgaaatacattttcatgaaTACCACCCAGGAACTCACCTCTCTGAGATGTCTGCTGTGACTTGGAGGTACCCTGGGAAGATGAGGCTATCGAAGAGAAGAGGGTGGCTTGCGATGTGGAGCAAATGGAGGCCAAGCTGGCGGTACGTCGGCAGTCGGTGCCCTGAAACAACACCAGTGTGAGGAAGCAGCACCTAGTGATTGTAGGAAAAATGGAACAGGCTGCACCGCACggcggtctagtggttagcatgttggccacacaggcacagtcaggagatgggaagacctggcttTGAATCTccggcatttctgtgtggagtttgcatgttctccccgtgtgtgggggggttttctgggtactccggtttcctcccacattccaaaaacatgcatgttagcttcattggagactctaaatggtccataggtatgaatgtgagtgtttgtctatatgtgccctgctattggctggacaccagtccagggtgtaccccgcctgtcgccccaagtcagctgggataggctccagcatacccccgccaccctaatgaggagaagcggcacagaaaatgaatggatggatggaacaggCTGCCAGAACATGTTGCTGTTTGTGAAAGGCCTGATGGGAGTATTCAGGGCTGAGCGGTGGAGCCATGgggtggtcactctccggccaccccactggccatcgagacaattcaggtatcaacttattgcccccCATGTGAGTAGTgatctcaccttggccaccccaatcaaacatttctggctcAGCCACTgtcaatatacactcctgatccaaatcttaagagcagttgaaaaatgtctggagtgatcattttgcacatttggatcttaatgaggttttaagtagagctacaatatgcaaaaacaagaacagGGGTGGGACAAaaagtcattgattgaaaacaaaaattcaactgaaataggctgtttatcacgtgatcaaacgtttaagaccatcgctcaaaaaagaaccaaaaatgttctcagtaggactcagtaatgaggagctccactgttcttgttcatcacttccaaaatggctttgggcatgcttgatgccagtgtttccaggaggctagtgggaacatctccaagtggtgaagatggcttcaccaagggcatcaactgtctggaactgatggccatttttagaaacttcccttgccatccatcccaaatgttctctgtgggattgaaatcaggatggtccaaaagagagatgttattctccctgaagaagtccttggtcaagccagcattgtgaactgcagcgttgtcctgttgaagaacccagctgttaccacacagaccagggccctcggtcatgagggacgcccgccccaacatctgcatccgtttgacgaccccgcaccacctgaagctccggtgttccactgaatgaaaaagcaccccagaccatgatggacccccctccgctgtgccaggtagaaaacatctcaggtgggatctccttgtcatgccagtaacgttggaagccatctggaccgtcaaggttacatttgttctcatcagagaataaaactttgttccacctttcaatgtcccatgtttgatgctccctagcaaagtctaaacgggcacttttgtggcattgaaggaaacgaggtctttgaattcctttttgcTTTTGAAGCCTTTTCcagcagatggcgtctgatggttattgctgcagtcggcaccagtgagggccttcatgtgggtggaagaccgccctgtgtcttgcccttcttgtttttgcatattgtagctttacTTAAAACCTCTTTATAATCCACATGTGCAAATTCTCactatttttcaactggtcttaagattttgatcaggtgtgtgtgtgtgtgtgtgtgtatgtatatgtatatatatatatatatatacaattgtatatgtgtgcatggctcagatcaagggtaccctttgctgtcttcaacttgacttgagtagtatttgaaactgttgctctaacaatgtgtactatccgtatcactctgacgtttatagagtgaggaagcttaccaaaccataaatgaagcctgttcatgtttttattttgcgctagcacggctatgttgtaaaaaagtgtctatatttggacattgaaatgttccatgtaaagcatgtctacttttggtgtgaaattaacaatattttctctgatcattttgtcatgatttctacttacaATTAAAGAATCATgtctttattcaaatattctcagtgtaaaaaaaataactgttgtgtaatcattagtgaaaagtacataaccttcgtgtccgcctgccgatgaaaattttgaagaacataattccatggaaaaacaaaccccatgatgattacaatggtatatattcctggaataattactcaactctgcaactaaagtgattgtttgtgtataaaagagtaaaataagattatttgaacaaaagtctaacaccgagtggacaccgagttatgtactttacatttaagaaagagtgaacttgggagggttgctatgggaaatggaagatatCTCCatctctggtatgttgggtgtgtgttttgcaatgtttgaagtttgtgttgataacattaccaaggtctatccaccagtttgacattttaaatgtaacacttgggtaccattgatctgagccatgcacatgtacacacatatatatatatacacacacatatatatatacacacatatatatatatatatatacacacacacacatacatatgtatatatacagtacatatgtttatatacacatatatacatatgtactgtatatatacacatacatacatatgtatatatacacatacatacatatgtatatatacacatacatacatatgtatatatacacatacatacatatgtatatatacacatacatacatatgtatatatacacatatatacatatgtatatatacacatatatacatatgtatatatacacatacatacatatgtatatatacacatacatacatatgtatatatacacatacatacatatgtatatatacatatacagtcaaacctgtcttagcggccacctttatagaacggccacctgcctatagcagccattgaaaaatcccccccagcaaatgtacatgttatagaccctgtgtatagcagtcacctgtccaacgcggccagcggccacccattttgtctcccttggtcaatatctgaccgcatatagcagccaaattaccgactcaggtagaagcttcatgcacgaaaaagttttgtttttcaatcaatgaagccgtcatgtgtagactttaattactgagtcctagctcaatCACAagcattcacaagatccacacaaactgtcagttgttccacataaaaaagccgtcttcttttgagcttgctatttcctggtcaaacatgtaactttaagagcatttgcaccaaaacattaccgcaaagtatgctgggaacaggacgtgctcccagcgacgctacaataaaaaaaaaaaaaaaaacgctagcatgcatgcggcagcgggagcaaaactgagttcggttgtacttaactgaagtattttatcagttattattaagcctctagcttccttttagtaagtaaaaaccttggctatgattgcactacatggtcatgtagacctacaaagtacacttggaagaacaagaggtgaataaatgtattgcaactgatgtgaaactgatgaggggtaggattaaataagctttgcttcttcctactcctttttggacatgcaaaattgtgaattgtactatgtgatgtgctactgtttgactcatatgcatgttcaggatgaattaaaaccatgacccatgataataacaagcctagtagtgctgtacaacttttatccgcagtccgtaGTGCCctctacatacatacatacatacatacacacacacacacacacacacacacacacacacacacacacacacatataaatacagaccattttccaaaaaattagaatgtcatggaaaagttgtttaatttccataattccattcaaaaggttaaactttcatagattatagattcagggcccacaatttaaacgatttcaagtgtttatttgtttatttttacataatttgggcttccagctcatataacccacgaaaacaggaattcaaaaaatttgaatactgtgaagaaatcaccatttacttctcagtttttgcaggaaaaaaaaagaaagaaattaggatcacatcaaatcaatcaaaatatggtactttcaaaatgatatgtcaatcttcaatacttggttgggaatccctttgccttaatcactgcctcgatgcgacgtggtattgaagcaatcagcctgtggcattgcctgggagttttggaagcccagatttccttgatgcttgctgtcagctcttctttgttgttgggtctggtgcccctcattttcctcttgagaataccccatagattctcaatggggtttaggtccggtgagttggctggccagtcaagcactgtgatggcatgggcatcaaaccaggttttggtgcttctggcggtatgggcaggggccaggtcctgctggaagatgaaatctgcatctccatacagatcctcagcagaaggaatcatgaagtcctctaaaacattctggtagactgttgcggtgaccttggatttaagaaagcagagtttaccaacacctgcaccggacattgcaccccaaatcatgacggactgtggatatttcacactggacctcaggcagcttgggttctgttcctcacccgtcttcctccaaacccttggaccttgattcccaaatgaaaggcacactttactttcatgggaaaagaggaccttggaccactggccaacagtccagtccttcttctccttggcccagtggagacgcttcctacgttggctcaggttcagaagtggcttgacccgaggaaccccacagtggtagcccatctcccggatgcgtctgaatgcctcagtccactctttctggatctctgccagattcttgaatcttccctgtttgataatccgctgaagcccaaggtcatctcttttgctggtgcatcttctcctgccacattttgcccttcctctagactttccattgatatgcttggacacagcactctgtgaacaaccagcctccttagctaagaacttttgtggcttacccatcctatggagggtatcaatgatggtcttctggccagttgtcatgtctgcagtcttccccatattgaacccaactgagacaattgaaccaaactgaagcaatttaatgacacctggggaagcctgtgcaggtgatttgagtttagtagatgattagtgtgtgacactcactttaaaacattcatgccctgcaaaatttgggctgatttcttcacagtattcaaattttttgaattcctgttttcgtgggtttaatgagctggaagcccaaattatgtaaaaataaacaaataaatacttgacatagtttaaattgtgggccctgaatctataatctatgaaagtttaactttttgaatggaattatggaaattaaacaacttttccatgacattctcatttttcggaaagggtctgtatatacatatatatacatacacacacatatatatatatatacacacacacacacacacacacacacatatacatatatatatatatatatatatatatatatatatatatatatatatacatatacacacacacatatattttcaagattcaagagagttttattgtcatgtgcatggtaaaacagcagttatactatgcaatgaaattcttattctgttcattctcccaagaaaagaaagaaaacacaagaaagaataagaacataagaaacataaataccaataaattaagcaacaacaacagaagagacattaatacaaataaataaataaataaataaataaagtgctatgagtgtgtgcgtgtgttgtgtgcggcgtgtgtgagtgcttcgttgagaagcctgatggcctgtgggtaaaagctgtttgccagccttgtggtcctggacttcaaactcctgtcgcgtctgcctgacggtaggagtgtgaataatgagtgttgtggatgtgtgctgtccttgatgaggttgtgtgttcttcgtaggactctagttttataaatgtcttgcagtgaggggagggctgccccaacaatgttctgtgaggtcttgatcacccgctggagtgccttcctatcacgtgttgtacagttaccgtaccaaacagtgatggaggcggtaaggacactttccatagtgcatctgtagaagcaactcaggattgtggtggacatgccaaatttcctcagtcttctcaggaagtacagtctcctttgggacttcttcataatttgttgggtgttgtgagaccaggtgaggtcctcgctgatgtgtgtgccaaggaacttgaatgttttcaccctctccacctcagtttcatcaataaacaggggtctatgcggctccttttcccttgttcttgggtcgatgatcatctctttagtcttatctgtattgagaaggagattgttattacgacaccaagctatgaggtccgccacctctcttctgtatgatgtttcaacaccaccagtgatcagtccgatgactgtatctggcgatttcaaccactgtaacctcaggactgtcctccccaaatattaccagcatgtgagctttcccacaagggaaaataacatcctggaccaagtctacagcaacatgaaaggtgctttgaaggctgttccaagaccccactttggaaaggccgaccacatctctatattcctttatccaacatacagacaacttctcaagcaagctccccctgtaagtacagcagttaaagtgtggaatgaagaaactgatcgagtacttcaggactgctttggctgcacaaactgggatgtgtttaaaactgcagcggggagggaagattgtactgttgatttggatgaatatgcttctgctgttactggctacattagcacatgcatagagactgttagcaccaccaagtattacagaaaataccctaaccaaaaacagtggatgaactgtgatgtaagggctaagctacgtgctcgttcgactgcatttgtcatgggcaccgctgaggactacaaaaagacCAGATAttacctgaggaggtccatacgagaggccaaaagacagtacagacag
Encoded proteins:
- the LOC129179922 gene encoding transcription termination factor 1-like, whose protein sequence is MSLQADSASSHRKRAWSDVPALGDIDTPPMKKTKKKKKKRAKEDKEESAVLADAYTNEQKEETLVPMTTKEIETRKVKKKKRKSVVDVSTAAAEQSVATEMSGPREESVAMAKSNHTETNIYVSVETHKKKKKKKKRTMTTEEVKQDDDDDDEEEEGSNDHVCFDLVKELEEFVPDVWKKSPQQIQKLLRYDLHRFRLFKQQGVAVRHGRFTRKENQQVQDNMEDFLALTGIASANQLLYPQHYPEQEADIRKLRVRHCFLAAIAKGIPRVSWQVFIRAKKLDRMNHLGRFSEEEVAQLVMLQSLHGNNWRRISEVMGRSIYSLQKRFQCISTCQGSWTSDEESRLKRAVMAHLVVRAQSPSSSGLTREHLCNNLPWKKISQQVQTRYWNQCRIKWFSILRNKLSKGCNKRLEGLKAKVQLIDTLYNMNIDDAADVDWDKVADSLSTTPVHVQSMFQSLKASRVPNWSRLSYGEIIDFLHEHEMPRLKEKLQKCGVLEAELRVHGTDAAPLLDLFALQDEDLTEVDNTQRCRGQSRKLFED